AGGTACTGCTTGATCGGCGCGTCGATCGGGCCCACGCCGAGGCCCTCCAGGATCCGCGCGGTGATGACGCCGTGCTCCACCTCCTGCGCCATGAGCTTGGCGAAGGTGGTCTTGAGCTTCTCCGTGGGCGCCAGCGTCATGCACTTGTCCCACAGCACGCTGAGCAGCGCGGTGTACTGCGGGTTCGTGGAGTTCTCGAGGTGGTGGCTGAGCATCCGGACGAGGAGTTCGCGGAACTCCTCCGGGATGTCCGGGTCGCCCTCCCGGTACACGCGCTGCGTCGCCTCGACAGTCATCGTCCGACTCCCCTCGGTTGCGGTGTCCCGACGGTAGGACGGCGGGCCGGGTTTCGTCAACGTACGCGTCGGTCGAATTAAGTCTTGACGTCGGGACCGTGCTCGGGGACGGTCAATTGCGACATCGGAGTGGTCCTGTCAGTACCTCTTGACGTGACTCGCACCACTCACAGATTATTCGACCGACTCGTCGGAAGAACGCGGAGCGGAGGCCCTGATGCAGGAGGACGCCAAGGGAAAGACGCTGGTGGAAGATGACCTCACGGTCTCCGCCGCCACGCTGACGGCCCTGGAACGCGCGATCGGCACGCCCTCGGCGGCCGGCACCGCGACGCTCGTGCCGTGGTTCGGCGCCACGGTCGGTGGCGAGTCCACGGTCGTCACCGGGCTGGGCCTCGACCTGTCTCGCGCCCTGCTCGCGGGCGTCGAGTACGAGTGGGAGCGCCCCTTCGCCGCGGGCGAGACCGTGCACGTCCGGGTCTGCGTCGACGACGTCTACCGGAAGGGCGCCAACCAGTTCGGCGTGGTCGTCGCGGAGTTCACCGGGGCCGACGGGGCGCTCGTGCAGCGCCAGTCGGTGACCTTCATCGAGCGGGGGGCGGCATGAGCATCCGGGAGAGCAGGCGGGGTCCCGTGAACCGGGTGCAGATCGCGCGCTACGCCGGCGCCGTCGGCGACTTCAACCCCGTGCACGTCGACGACGAATTCGCCCGCGCCGCCGGCCTGCCGTCGGTGATCGCGCACGGACCGCTCACCGTCACCCTCGCGCTCGACGCCGTGGTCGAGCAGCTCGGCCCGGACGCTCTGCGCTCGGCGAAGGCCCGGCTGTCGGCCCCGGTGTTCCCGGGCGACGAGCTGGTGGTCGTGCCCGTCGACGGGGGCGTCGAGGTCCGCAAGGCCGACGGGAGCGCAGTCGCCACGATCCAGCTCGGTACGGGCTGATGGGGCACGAGTTCGTCACCGTCGACGACGAGGCCGACGGCGTACGGGTACTCACGCTGAACCGCCCGGAGCGGATGAACTCCTGGAACGCGCAGATGCGCCAGGAGATGCGCGAGGCCGTGGAGGACATCGCGCTCGACGCGGGCGT
This sequence is a window from Pseudonocardia petroleophila. Protein-coding genes within it:
- a CDS encoding FAS1-like dehydratase domain-containing protein, with protein sequence MQEDAKGKTLVEDDLTVSAATLTALERAIGTPSAAGTATLVPWFGATVGGESTVVTGLGLDLSRALLAGVEYEWERPFAAGETVHVRVCVDDVYRKGANQFGVVVAEFTGADGALVQRQSVTFIERGAA
- a CDS encoding MaoC/PaaZ C-terminal domain-containing protein gives rise to the protein MSIRESRRGPVNRVQIARYAGAVGDFNPVHVDDEFARAAGLPSVIAHGPLTVTLALDAVVEQLGPDALRSAKARLSAPVFPGDELVVVPVDGGVEVRKADGSAVATIQLGTG